From the Gossypium hirsutum chloroplast, complete genome genome, one window contains:
- the petA gene encoding cytochrome f (component of cytochrome b6/f complex), with protein MQTRNTFSWIKEEITRSISVSLMIYIITGASISNAYPIFAQQGYENPREATGRIVCANCHLANKPVDIEVPQAVLPDTVFEAVVRIPYDMQLKQVLANGKKGALNVGAVLILPEGFELAPPDRISPEMKEKIGNLSFQNYRPTKKNILVIGPVPGKKYSEITFPILSPDPASNKDAHFLKYPIYVGGNRGRGQIYPDGNKSNNTVYNATATGIVSKIIRKEKGGYEITITDALDGHQVVDIIPPGPELLVSEGESIKLDQPLTINPNVGGFGQGDAEIVLQDPLRVQGLLFFLASIVFAQIFLVLKKKQFEKVQVSEMNF; from the coding sequence ATGCAAACTAGAAATACTTTTTCTTGGATAAAGGAGGAGATTACTCGATCCATTTCCGTATCGCTCATGATCTATATAATAACCGGGGCTTCCATTTCAAATGCATATCCCATTTTTGCGCAGCAGGGGTATGAAAATCCACGAGAAGCAACTGGGCGTATTGTATGTGCCAATTGCCATTTAGCGAATAAACCCGTGGATATTGAGGTTCCACAAGCGGTACTTCCTGATACTGTATTTGAAGCGGTTGTTAGAATTCCTTATGATATGCAACTGAAACAAGTTCTTGCTAATGGTAAGAAAGGGGCTTTGAATGTGGGTGCTGTTCTTATTTTACCAGAGGGGTTTGAGTTAGCCCCGCCTGATCGTATTTCGCCCGAGATGAAAGAAAAGATAGGCAATCTGTCTTTTCAGAACTACCGCCCCACTAAGAAAAATATTCTTGTGATAGGTCCTGTTCCTGGTAAAAAATATAGTGAAATCACCTTTCCTATTCTTTCCCCAGACCCTGCTAGTAATAAGGATGCTCATTTCTTAAAATATCCCATATACGTAGGCGGAAACAGGGGAAGGGGCCAGATTTATCCCGACGGGAACAAAAGTAACAATACTGTTTATAATGCTACGGCAACAGGTATAGTAAGCAAAATCATACGAAAAGAAAAAGGGGGGTACGAAATAACCATAACGGATGCCTTGGATGGACATCAAGTGGTTGATATTATCCCCCCAGGACCAGAACTTCTTGTTTCAGAGGGTGAATCTATCAAACTCGATCAACCATTAACAATTAATCCTAATGTGGGTGGATTTGGTCAGGGGGATGCAGAAATAGTACTTCAAGACCCACTACGCGTCCAAGGTCTTTTGTTCTTCTTGGCATCTATTGTTTTTGCACAAATCTTTTTGGTTCTTAAAAAGAAACAGTTTGAGAAGGTTCAAGTGTCCGAAATGAATTTCTAG
- the ycf4 gene encoding photosystem I assembly protein Ycf4, with product MSWRSESIWIEFIVGSRKTSNFCWAFILFFGSLGFLLVGTSSYLGRNLISLFPSQQIVFFPQGIVMSFYGIAGLFISSYLWCTIFWNVGSGYDRFDRKEGIVCIFRWGFPGKNRRIFLRFLMKDIQSIRIEVKEGIYARRVLYMEIRGQGAVPLTRTDENLTPREIEQKAAELAYFLRVPIEVF from the coding sequence ATGAGTTGGCGATCAGAATCTATATGGATAGAATTTATAGTGGGATCTCGAAAAACAAGCAATTTTTGCTGGGCCTTTATCCTTTTTTTTGGTTCATTAGGGTTTTTATTAGTTGGAACTTCTAGTTATCTTGGTAGGAATTTGATATCTTTATTTCCGTCTCAGCAAATAGTTTTTTTTCCACAAGGAATCGTGATGTCTTTCTATGGGATCGCAGGCCTCTTTATTAGTTCCTATTTGTGGTGCACAATTTTTTGGAATGTAGGCAGTGGTTATGATCGATTCGATAGAAAGGAGGGAATAGTCTGTATTTTTCGTTGGGGTTTTCCTGGAAAAAATCGTCGCATCTTTCTACGATTCCTTATGAAAGATATTCAGTCCATCAGAATAGAAGTTAAAGAGGGTATTTATGCTCGTCGTGTCCTTTATATGGAAATCAGAGGCCAGGGGGCCGTTCCCTTGACTCGTACTGATGAGAATTTGACTCCGCGCGAAATTGAACAAAAAGCTGCTGAATTGGCCTATTTTTTGCGTGTACCGATTGAAGTCTTTTGA
- the cemA gene encoding envelope membrane protein, with protein sequence MAKKKAFTPLLYLASIVFLPWWISLSFNKSLKSWITNWWDTRQSETFLNDIQEKSILEQFIEVEELFLLDEMIKEYPETHLQKLRIGIQKETIQLIKLHNEDHIHTILHFSTNLICFVILSGYSILGNEELLILNSWVQEFLYNLSDTIKAFSILLLTDLCIGFHSPHGWELMIGSIYKDFGFAHNDQIISGLVSTFPVILDTIFKYWIFRYLNRVSPSLVVIYHSMND encoded by the coding sequence ATGGCAAAAAAGAAAGCATTCACTCCCCTTCTATATCTTGCATCTATAGTATTTTTGCCCTGGTGGATCTCTCTCTCATTTAATAAAAGTCTGAAATCTTGGATTACTAATTGGTGGGATACTAGGCAATCCGAAACTTTTTTGAATGATATTCAAGAAAAGAGTATTCTAGAACAATTCATAGAAGTAGAGGAACTCTTCCTGTTGGACGAAATGATAAAAGAATACCCGGAAACACATCTACAAAAGCTTCGTATAGGAATCCAAAAAGAAACGATCCAATTGATCAAGCTGCACAATGAGGATCATATCCATACGATTTTGCACTTCTCGACCAATCTAATCTGTTTCGTTATTCTAAGTGGTTATTCTATTTTGGGGAATGAAGAACTTCTTATTCTTAACTCTTGGGTTCAAGAATTCCTATATAATTTAAGCGACACAATAAAAGCTTTTTCTATTCTTTTATTAACAGATTTATGTATAGGATTTCATTCGCCCCACGGTTGGGAACTAATGATTGGCTCTATATACAAAGATTTTGGATTTGCTCATAATGATCAAATTATATCTGGTCTTGTTTCTACTTTTCCAGTCATTCTAGATACAATTTTTAAATATTGGATCTTTCGTTATTTAAATCGTGTATCTCCGTCACTTGTAGTTATTTATCATTCAATGAATGACTGA
- the rbcL gene encoding ribulose-1,5-bisphosphate carboxylase/oxygenase large subunit, giving the protein MSPQTETKASVGFKAGVKEYKLTYYTPEYEVKDTDILAAFRVTPQPGVPPEEAGAAVAAESSTGTWTTVWTDGLTSLDRYKGRCYDIEPVPGEEDQYICYVAYPLDLFEEGSVTNMFTSIVGNVFGFKALRALRLEDLRVPTAYIKTFQGPPHGIQVERDKLNKYGRPLLGCTIKPKLGLSAKNYGRAVYECLRGGLDFTKDDENVNSQPFMRWRDRFLFCAEAIFKSQAETGEIKGHYLNATAGTCEEMIKRAMCARELGVPIVMHDYLTGGFTANTSLAHYCRDNGLLLHIHRAMHAVIDRQKNHGMHFRVLAKALRMSGGDHIHAGTVVGKLEGERDITLGFVDLLRDDFIEKDRSRGIYFTQDWVSMPGVLPVASGGIHVWHMPALTEIFGDDSVLQFGGGTLGHPWGNAPGAVANRVALEACVQARNEGRDLAREGNEIIREASKWSPELAAACEVWKAIKFEFDAVDKLDKVEK; this is encoded by the coding sequence ATGTCACCACAAACAGAGACTAAAGCAAGTGTTGGATTCAAAGCTGGTGTTAAAGAGTATAAATTGACTTATTATACTCCTGAATATGAAGTCAAAGATACTGATATCTTGGCAGCCTTCCGAGTAACTCCTCAACCCGGAGTTCCGCCTGAGGAAGCAGGGGCCGCGGTAGCTGCTGAATCTTCTACTGGTACATGGACAACCGTGTGGACCGATGGGCTTACCAGCCTTGATCGTTACAAAGGGCGATGCTACGACATTGAGCCCGTTCCTGGAGAAGAAGATCAATATATATGTTATGTAGCTTACCCTTTAGACCTTTTTGAAGAAGGTTCTGTTACTAACATGTTTACTTCCATTGTGGGTAATGTATTTGGGTTCAAAGCCCTGCGCGCTCTACGTCTAGAGGATCTGCGAGTCCCTACTGCTTATATTAAAACTTTCCAAGGCCCGCCTCATGGCATCCAGGTTGAAAGAGATAAATTGAACAAGTATGGTCGCCCCCTATTAGGATGTACTATTAAACCTAAATTGGGGTTATCCGCTAAGAACTACGGTAGAGCAGTTTATGAATGTCTACGTGGCGGGCTTGATTTTACCAAAGATGATGAAAATGTGAACTCCCAACCATTTATGCGCTGGAGAGACCGTTTCTTATTTTGTGCCGAAGCAATTTTTAAATCACAGGCTGAAACAGGTGAAATCAAAGGGCATTACTTGAATGCTACTGCAGGTACATGTGAAGAAATGATCAAAAGGGCCATGTGTGCTAGAGAATTGGGAGTTCCTATCGTAATGCACGACTACTTAACAGGTGGGTTCACCGCAAATACTAGCTTGGCTCATTATTGCCGAGATAATGGTCTACTTCTTCACATCCATCGCGCAATGCACGCAGTTATTGATAGACAGAAGAATCATGGTATGCACTTTCGTGTACTAGCTAAAGCTTTACGTATGTCTGGTGGAGATCATATTCACGCTGGTACAGTAGTAGGTAAACTTGAAGGAGAAAGGGACATAACTTTGGGCTTTGTTGATTTACTACGTGATGATTTTATTGAAAAAGATCGAAGCCGTGGTATTTATTTCACTCAAGATTGGGTTTCTATGCCAGGTGTTCTGCCCGTAGCTTCGGGGGGTATTCACGTTTGGCATATGCCTGCTTTGACCGAGATCTTTGGAGATGATTCCGTACTACAATTCGGTGGAGGAACTTTAGGACACCCTTGGGGAAATGCACCGGGTGCCGTAGCTAATCGAGTAGCTTTAGAAGCATGTGTACAAGCTCGTAATGAGGGACGTGACCTTGCCCGCGAGGGTAATGAAATTATCCGCGAGGCTAGCAAATGGAGTCCTGAACTAGCTGCTGCTTGTGAAGTATGGAAGGCGATCAAATTTGAATTCGACGCAGTGGATAAATTAGATAAAGTGGAAAAATGA
- the accD gene encoding acetyl-CoA carboxylase beta subunit: MEKSWFNLILSKGELEYRCGLSKSMDSRLGPVENTTVNEDPTRNDTDKNIHDCSDSSSYYSKVDHLVDVKDIRNFISDDTFLIRDSNQDRYSIYFDSENQIFELNNDHSFLSELESFFYSYHNSSYMNNGSKNDEPHYHFNLYDNDTNCGWNNHINSCIDSYLRSQICIDSSILSGSDNSNDNYISNYICGEGGNSSEGKNFDIITRENGNDLTLKESSNDLDLYKDLWVQCECENCYGVNYKKSLNSKMNICEQCGYHLKMRSSDRIELSIDPGTWGPMDEDMISLDPIEFQSEEELYKDRIDFYQRKTGLTEAIQTGTGQLNGIPIAIGVMDFQFMGGSMGSVVGEKITRLIEYATNNFLPLILVCASGGARMQEGSLSLMQMAKISSALYDYQSNKKLFYVSILTSPTTGGVTASFGMLGDIIIAEPNAYIAFAGKRVIEQTLNKTIPEGSQAAEYLFHKGLFDPIVPRNPLKGVLSELVQLHGFFPLNQNSIK; the protein is encoded by the coding sequence ATGGAAAAATCATGGTTCAATTTGATCTTGTCTAAGGGAGAATTAGAATACAGATGTGGGCTAAGTAAATCAATGGATAGCCGCCTTGGTCCTGTTGAAAATACTACTGTAAACGAAGACCCGACTCGAAATGATACGGATAAAAACATTCATGATTGTAGTGACAGCTCTAGTTATTACAGTAAGGTTGATCATTTAGTTGACGTCAAAGACATTCGGAATTTCATTTCTGATGACACCTTTTTAATTAGGGATAGTAATCAGGACCGTTATTCCATATATTTTGATAGTGAAAATCAAATTTTTGAGCTTAACAATGATCATTCTTTTTTGAGTGAACTAGAAAGTTTTTTTTATAGTTATCATAATTCTAGTTATATGAATAATGGATCGAAAAATGATGAGCCCCACTATCATTTTAACTTGTATGATAATGATACTAACTGTGGTTGGAATAATCACATTAATAGTTGTATTGACTCTTATCTTCGTTCTCAAATCTGTATTGATAGTTCCATTTTAAGTGGTAGTGACAATTCCAATGATAATTATATTTCTAATTACATTTGCGGCGAAGGTGGAAATAGTAGTGAAGGCAAGAATTTCGATATAATAACTCGTGAAAATGGTAATGATTTAACTCTAAAAGAAAGTTCTAATGATCTCGATCTATACAAGGATTTGTGGGTTCAATGCGAATGCGAAAATTGTTATGGAGTAAATTATAAGAAATCGCTTAATTCAAAAATGAATATTTGTGAACAATGTGGATATCATTTGAAAATGAGGAGTTCAGATAGAATCGAACTTTCGATTGATCCAGGCACTTGGGGTCCTATGGATGAAGACATGATCTCTCTGGATCCCATTGAATTTCAGTCTGAAGAAGAGCTTTATAAAGATCGTATTGATTTTTATCAAAGAAAGACAGGATTAACTGAGGCTATTCAAACAGGCACGGGTCAACTAAACGGTATTCCTATAGCAATCGGGGTTATGGATTTTCAGTTTATGGGGGGGAGTATGGGATCCGTAGTAGGCGAGAAAATCACCCGTTTGATCGAATATGCTACCAATAATTTTTTACCTCTTATTCTAGTGTGTGCTTCCGGAGGAGCACGCATGCAAGAAGGAAGTTTGAGCTTGATGCAAATGGCTAAAATATCTTCCGCTTTATATGATTATCAATCAAATAAAAAGTTATTTTATGTATCAATTCTTACATCTCCTACTACTGGTGGAGTGACTGCGAGTTTTGGTATGTTGGGGGATATCATTATTGCTGAACCCAATGCCTATATTGCATTTGCGGGTAAAAGAGTAATTGAGCAAACATTGAATAAAACAATACCGGAAGGTTCACAGGCGGCTGAATATTTATTCCATAAGGGTTTATTCGATCCAATCGTACCACGTAATCCTTTAAAAGGTGTTCTGAGTGAGTTAGTTCAGCTCCACGGTTTTTTCCCTTTGAATCAAAATTCAATCAAGTAG
- the psaI gene encoding photosystem I subunit VIII: protein MTTFSSFPSIFVPLVGLVFPAIAMASLSLYVQKTKIF from the coding sequence ATGACAACTTTCAGCAGTTTTCCCTCTATTTTTGTGCCTTTAGTAGGCCTAGTATTTCCGGCAATTGCAATGGCTTCTTTATCTTTGTATGTTCAAAAAACTAAGATTTTTTAG